In Nomia melanderi isolate GNS246 chromosome 4, iyNomMela1, whole genome shotgun sequence, the following are encoded in one genomic region:
- the LOC116434736 gene encoding uncharacterized protein LOC116434736 isoform X2: MLDFEQQANQAQALASLDEDWHLLEDAKMRLEEDLVIRRSRPTMISAKYRAREERRRLLKISAGKLRRIEDPEASLCRSVLINNAVRRLQRENRDEKTRNYGLPVVTYLNDSTKENNVSSNLIVGLTDDETSSRKRLSDDTRNDGLGSKRQRHDDLDLQDDVFSDFYILPPTPRLLSHIDEVQESESAHRHHLVCPENRLGTVDVRSSTTMITTSTANTTTGNNSSSNTSTGTTGTTGTTGSGSSAVGGSSSNASNDSTSSTTGASNCCSSVMFPGELDDSGAQLNNVVARSGDVGMMEASDVVDPDRICDFARFADSAKSLEERLVELQSLDEHFDLAKFERNNNQSCGRAFHDIQTFHSLVPGLET, encoded by the exons ACGCTAAGATGAGATTAGAAGAAGATCTCGTGATACGCAGGAGCCGACCCACGATGATTTCCGCAAAGTATCGCGCGAGAGAGGAACGTCGACGTCTGCTGAAGATTTCCGCCGGTAAGCTGAGGAGGATCGAGGATCCGGAGGCGAGCCTCTGCAGATCGGTTCTCATCAACAACGCCGTCAGGCGACTGCAACGCGAGAACAGGGACGAGAAGACGAGGAATTACGGACTTCCGGTGGTCACGTATCTCAACGACTCCACCAAAGAGAACAACGTTTCTAGCAACCTTATCGTCGGCCTGACGGATGACGAGACCTCCTCCAGGAAAAG attGAGCGACGACACGAGGAACGACGGACTCGGCTCTAAGCGTCAGAGGCACGACGACCTCGACCTCCAGGACGACGTGTTCAGCGATTTCTACATCCTGCCGCCGACACCGCGGTTGCTTTCTCACATCGACGAGGTCCAAGAGTCGGAATCGGCGCATCGCCATCACCTGGTCTGCCCGGAGAATCGTCTGGGCACGGTGGACGTCCGATCGTCGACAACGATGATCACGACCAGCACCGCGAACACGACCACCGGTAACAATAGCAGCAGCAACACCAGCACCGGCACCACCGGCACCACCGGCACCAccggcagcggcagcagcgCCGTCGGCGGCAGCAGTAGCAACGCGAGCAACGACAGCACCAGTAGCACCACCGGCGCGAGCAATTGCTGTAGCTCCGTCATGTTCCCCGGCGAGCTGGACGATTCCGGCGCGCAGCTGAACAACGTCGTCGCGAGATCCGGCGACGTCGGAATGATGGAGGCCTCGGACGTCGTCGACCCGGACCGGATCTGCGACTTCGCCAGGTTCGCGGACTCGGCCAAGAGCCTCGAGGAGCGTCTGGTCGAGCTACAGTCGCTGGACGAGCACTTCGACCTAGCCAAATTCGAGAGGAACAACAATCAGAGCTGTGGCAGAGCGTTCCACGATATCCAGACGTTCCACAGTCTAGTGCCGGGCCTGGAGACTTAG
- the LOC116434736 gene encoding uncharacterized protein LOC116434736 isoform X3: MRLEEDLVIRRSRPTMISAKYRAREERRRLLKISAGKLRRIEDPEASLCRSVLINNAVRRLQRENRDEKTRNYGLPVVTYLNDSTKENNVSSNLIVGLTDDETSSRKRLSDDTRNDGLGSKRQRHDDLDLQDDVFSDFYILPPTPRLLSHIDEVQESESAHRHHLVCPENRLGTVDVRSSTTMITTSTANTTTGNNSSSNTSTGTTGTTGTTGSGSSAVGGSSSNASNDSTSSTTGASNCCSSVMFPGELDDSGAQLNNVVARSGDVGMMEASDVVDPDRICDFARFADSAKSLEERLVELQSLDEHFDLAKFERNNNQSCGRAFHDIQTFHSLVPGLET, encoded by the exons ATGAGATTAGAAGAAGATCTCGTGATACGCAGGAGCCGACCCACGATGATTTCCGCAAAGTATCGCGCGAGAGAGGAACGTCGACGTCTGCTGAAGATTTCCGCCGGTAAGCTGAGGAGGATCGAGGATCCGGAGGCGAGCCTCTGCAGATCGGTTCTCATCAACAACGCCGTCAGGCGACTGCAACGCGAGAACAGGGACGAGAAGACGAGGAATTACGGACTTCCGGTGGTCACGTATCTCAACGACTCCACCAAAGAGAACAACGTTTCTAGCAACCTTATCGTCGGCCTGACGGATGACGAGACCTCCTCCAGGAAAAG attGAGCGACGACACGAGGAACGACGGACTCGGCTCTAAGCGTCAGAGGCACGACGACCTCGACCTCCAGGACGACGTGTTCAGCGATTTCTACATCCTGCCGCCGACACCGCGGTTGCTTTCTCACATCGACGAGGTCCAAGAGTCGGAATCGGCGCATCGCCATCACCTGGTCTGCCCGGAGAATCGTCTGGGCACGGTGGACGTCCGATCGTCGACAACGATGATCACGACCAGCACCGCGAACACGACCACCGGTAACAATAGCAGCAGCAACACCAGCACCGGCACCACCGGCACCACCGGCACCAccggcagcggcagcagcgCCGTCGGCGGCAGCAGTAGCAACGCGAGCAACGACAGCACCAGTAGCACCACCGGCGCGAGCAATTGCTGTAGCTCCGTCATGTTCCCCGGCGAGCTGGACGATTCCGGCGCGCAGCTGAACAACGTCGTCGCGAGATCCGGCGACGTCGGAATGATGGAGGCCTCGGACGTCGTCGACCCGGACCGGATCTGCGACTTCGCCAGGTTCGCGGACTCGGCCAAGAGCCTCGAGGAGCGTCTGGTCGAGCTACAGTCGCTGGACGAGCACTTCGACCTAGCCAAATTCGAGAGGAACAACAATCAGAGCTGTGGCAGAGCGTTCCACGATATCCAGACGTTCCACAGTCTAGTGCCGGGCCTGGAGACTTAG